AAAGGAGTAGTAACCCGCATCCTGCATCCATAAACAGCATCCCATATAAAAGAGTAAAAGGGCGTCGCAGAAGCAGACGCCCTTGTTATTTTCATTCTGTTGTTATTTCGACTAGAGCAAACTCTCCAATAATGGTTTCAACTCAGGCATAGAAGGTCTTGGCGAATCTACAGAGACAATATTTCCCTGTTTGTCAAACACCAGAAAACGAGGTATACCGCTCACGTCGTAGAATTTTTGCATGTCCGACCAAACACCGGCATACAGTTGAATGCCTCCCATTTTATTATCTTTTACAAACTGTTTCCATTTCTCTTTGTCTTCAGGTTTATCGGTAGAAATGCTTACAAATGCCACGCTCTTACCATGCATGGCGGTTTCCAGTTCCTTCATATAAGGAATTTCCTTTTTGCATGGACCGCACCAGGTAGCCCACATATCCACCAGGACCACCTTCCCCTTCAGACTGGCGAGAGTAACGGTATCTCCGTTAATGCTCGGGAAAGCAAAATTATATCCTGCGGTACCCTTCTTGAACGTACTAAGATTCTTACGCGTTTCGAAAAGCGCCTTCTGCATATTGTCCGTCACCAGGTATTGCTTATAGGGCACCATTGCTGAATCAAACTTCTCCAGTGATTTATATTGTCTGAAATCATTCACCAGCCATACGCCTTTCAGTGTATCATTACAGATCACAGACGTAAACAATTTCAGACGGTTCTCCCGGGTAATACTATCCACTCTCTCTGCCGCCAGCATGGCATAACGCTGTACCAACTCAACCCCTTCTCCCAGTTGCAGGATATCTGTTGCGCAATAGCGGTTAGGTTCCAGCATAGGCGCATAATAAGCAGGCAGGCGCTTCTTATCCGGGTGTACAGCTCGTGGCATCAGTAACAACCCGAATGCAGTACCATCAAGATCTGCCTCAATCGTTGTTAACAGCAGCCTGTTAAAGCCCGCATTCCTTGTATGCACGGTCTTTCTGAATGCTGCTACAGATGGCAGTAATGCTTCAAATGCGGGAAACACTGAACGGTAGGTAGATGTATCGCCCAACATATTCTTGCTCTTTAAAGGGGCGATCATCTGCTGCCAGGTGTATAATAGTTTATTCTCAGCCCCACCCTTCAGCATGCTGTATTTACCACGGTCATCCTGTATATCCAGCTCTACCTGCTCACCAGACTTCAGGTAGACGCGTATATAATTTTTGCTGGCCTTCTCATCCACCGACATCGCCAGATAATAATAGCCTTCGGTTGGTCCTGGAATAGCAAATGCAAAATTATGCTGAGGATCCAGGGTCGTGCTGGCAAATTCGACCAGCTTACCTTCACGGACATTGTACAATTTCATGCCCGTAACCTTGGGCAATGCGCAGTTACCACTAACCATAGCCGGTGACGGCGCGGCATACGTAGCGCTCACACCTACCAGCGCTGCCAGCAGGAAAATCATTTTTTTCATAAATGCGGTTTTTAACGTTCTCTGTAAGTAATGCTTTTGATTTTGCCGAAACCAGTGTAGGATTCGTTTAATACCAGATTACCATTTACTGCTGGCACAGTATATAATTCGAAGCTGCCTGCGCGTTCAGCGGGTAGTGACGGATCAAATACGCCTACCTGCAATTTGTTGTAGTAAGCTTTGGCTGCGGTCAATCCGATCCCCTGGAAACCATCAAACTTCAGGAAGGTCACTTTCTTATCTCCATAATCTATCATCAGCTTACTCTGCTTCAGACCCGCGTCATATTCATACAGCTTACCGCCAACATTGTAAAACACATATCCCAGGTCAGGACTAACTGCAAAATTCTCCGCATGTGCCAGATCTGTAGCAGGCATCTCATCATAGTATGTCTGTACAATATTGGAAGCAATATTGATCCTCGCCAGATAGAATTTTGTATGTGCGGAATCCAGGATAGCATAGGTATCACCACCGCTGAAACGGCACGTCTCCATGTAAAGCAGGTCTTTACCGGTAGTATAGTTAAACAGCGTACCTGCTGGCATGTCGGAACAGTTGTTCGGCAAACTGTACACATGTCTTACGAAACGTTTCTCGTCCATATTATACAGGAGGTGAACGTTTGTTGAGTTGGACACATTGTCATAGTAACCCACATACTTTGAAACATTAAATGTAGCCGTCTTACCATACATCACATTCACCGGCAAACCGAAGTAAATATTGAATGTATACATATAGTAATACATGTTGTTATCGCTACCTCGTACATATTCGGAACCATTTGTGCGACTGGTGATCTTCTCGGTATAGAACCCATCAGGTAACACACTGAAAACTTCCGTCTGGAAAGGTGCCTTAAATTTCATGGTTTCTCCATCCAGCCTGTTGGTACCACCAGTTGTACTTACATATACAGTATGACCTGAAGCAGCACTGGTCAACTTGGCAAACTTCACTTCCACCGGCAGCCCTGTTAGTGTCAGGCCTGCATCGATAGTACCCAGCAGGTCGTAAATAGGTTTATACCCGTCTGCGCCTTTAGACAACATATCAAGCCGGCTACCACCATTCACTTCCGACAATAACATCCATCCTTCATATACACTCGTGATAACCGTAGCCAGGAATGATTTCTGAAACGTTACACCGGTCTTCTTATCTGTCACACGGTAGATCATGTTGTACTTACCGGATGTCAGCGTAATCCTTGCTTCCAGGTCGCGGCTTCTCGATAATGTATCTACGTCATCTGTATGCCCGTTGCTATAAAGCGATGCCATCCACATATAACTATATGCACTGGTGTCTGAACCGTCATCCTTGCTAAAGTTAAGGGTTGGTTTGATAGACAATATACTTCCGTAATTAACAGTATACATGCTGTCCACCCCGGAAATATCTACCACGTTAATGTCTACATAGTCATAGTTGCCTTTGTCTTTATAGCAACTGCCCAGCGCAAATGCGATGAGAATATATAAGAATAGTTTCTTCATGCTAGTGAGGTAAAATAATGATCAATCAATTACTGTCTCCGCTACAATCACTGGGATAATTCGCCCATGATCATTTCGGTCCCATTCTCTTCATAGATAATATTACCGGCGTCTCTCTGCTGATTCAGATACCGCTGCATTGCCTTACCGATATAAACCGCTTCTGCCACGGCTATTGTTATAAAATCGTTTACCGTCATTTGCAGCTGCTCGCAGATCAGTAAGATCTTCTTACGCGAGAAAGTACCCAGGTAACCATCCAGCCATCTGGCAGGTTTAGCAATCTGATCATCAATAAATAATGTCAGCGTAGCGGTAGCCACAACAGAGTCTTTCGTCCGCGGTTGCGTCAGTGTCGTGTCAAACTCCTGATTAGGCTGTATCTGCAACTGTAAACGATACTGTTCGGATGCCATTTCCTTTGTACGATGGAAGCGCACGGGTATATACACCACCGACTTGTTCGCCGGTACTATATATTCATTTTGCAATGGCTCGTAGTGTACGCCTGCTACCGCCGTAGTCAGACTATCTATTACTTTAACGGCAAAGCGTCGGTCATGATCTGCCTGTCTGCCCATGACAGACACCCTTACATTCAGTGTACTGTCTAGTACTGTTTCCGGGGCGAGCGAAAAGGTGAACAACGCGGTATCTATACGTTGTGTATTCCGCTGATTACCGTAATTAATAGAATTATCAAAATACAACAGCGATTCACCGCTGTAAAAATCGATCGTTTCCTTTTTGCAGCTAACTATCGCGAGTAACAATAAGGCTGCTATATAGAATGCTTTCATGATATCTTTAGTAAGAAGATTAACGATAATCTGTTTCACTTTTCGGGAATGGCATTACATAGGTCTTTGCTGACATCGTAATATTTCCTGTTGCCGACCCTCCTCTGGGAACAGTGGGCGCGTTCTTACGCTTATAATAGAAGAACATTTGTCCTTCTCCATAAAACTCCTTTTGATACTCCTTCCTGATCTCTGTTTCCAGTATAGCTGTTGCCGGCAGGTCCGCCAAACCGCGGTTGTACCTGATCGTATTCAGGTAGCCCAATGCAGCGGCAGCATCCGTTTCACACTCTGCCGCGATATAATACAGCTCACTAAGGCGTAACATCGGCACACGGTAACGGAAAAGCTGAGAACTATCCTTATTCGTCATGTCTGCATATTTGTAGAAACAACGATAGCTCTTTGTACCCACGTTTGGTATCACCCAGCATGGTGTGAAGCGGTAGTCAGACTCCAGTCCTTCGTAAGTATTGTTCAATCTTGTGGGTTGAGCAGAAAGAATACTATTATCTGACAGGTCCGGCGAGAAATAACGCTGATATACATTATATAACTTCGGGTTGTAGATATCAAACAGGTGTTCTGTCGATAACGTGCGGTCAGGGAAATCGGCATTACCGATCGTCTTTTTCAGTGTAGTCCACGGAAACAGTGGCGTAACCACATTGATCACTGCTTTAGCCTGTTCCAGTGCCCCTGTCTTATCTCCTCTGTACAGCATCACCCTTGCTTTCAGTGCCTTCACCGCAAAGTAGTTCATACGGCCATTGCGCTGCTGACTGAAGAAATCTACTTCTACAACACCTGGTATGCGCTGCGGACCGTTATTGATAACCGGATCATTCCGCAGACAGCTTTCTGCACGGTCCAGGTCCTGCAATACACTATCTACTATACTTTTCGCCTCACGGAGCGGACGCACATTAATATCCGCGTGGGTGATGTACGGAATAGCGGTGGCGACGGAATCCATCAAGTATACAGGACCATATAAACGAAGGAGGTCGAAATGCAGGTATGCCCTGAGCGCATACGCTTCTCCGCGGATGAGAGAATCTTTCGCCG
The DNA window shown above is from Chitinophaga agri and carries:
- a CDS encoding TlpA family protein disulfide reductase, producing MKKMIFLLAALVGVSATYAAPSPAMVSGNCALPKVTGMKLYNVREGKLVEFASTTLDPQHNFAFAIPGPTEGYYYLAMSVDEKASKNYIRVYLKSGEQVELDIQDDRGKYSMLKGGAENKLLYTWQQMIAPLKSKNMLGDTSTYRSVFPAFEALLPSVAAFRKTVHTRNAGFNRLLLTTIEADLDGTAFGLLLMPRAVHPDKKRLPAYYAPMLEPNRYCATDILQLGEGVELVQRYAMLAAERVDSITRENRLKLFTSVICNDTLKGVWLVNDFRQYKSLEKFDSAMVPYKQYLVTDNMQKALFETRKNLSTFKKGTAGYNFAFPSINGDTVTLASLKGKVVLVDMWATWCGPCKKEIPYMKELETAMHGKSVAFVSISTDKPEDKEKWKQFVKDNKMGGIQLYAGVWSDMQKFYDVSGIPRFLVFDKQGNIVSVDSPRPSMPELKPLLESLL
- a CDS encoding DUF4843 domain-containing protein; translated protein: MKAFYIAALLLLAIVSCKKETIDFYSGESLLYFDNSINYGNQRNTQRIDTALFTFSLAPETVLDSTLNVRVSVMGRQADHDRRFAVKVIDSLTTAVAGVHYEPLQNEYIVPANKSVVYIPVRFHRTKEMASEQYRLQLQIQPNQEFDTTLTQPRTKDSVVATATLTLFIDDQIAKPARWLDGYLGTFSRKKILLICEQLQMTVNDFITIAVAEAVYIGKAMQRYLNQQRDAGNIIYEENGTEMIMGELSQ
- a CDS encoding RagB/SusD family nutrient uptake outer membrane protein → MKRSCWISAIIILFSGGLFSCNKYLDVKPEDQFVESGVYTTERGFTNHLNGIYLDLGDERLYGGNMTATLLSVMGQEYNVSANAAHTWYQHANYAYTNSVMEASIDAIWTDAFKAIASTNNLLENMDKYRGVLSPAKDSLIRGEAYALRAYLHFDLLRLYGPVYLMDSVATAIPYITHADINVRPLREAKSIVDSVLQDLDRAESCLRNDPVINNGPQRIPGVVEVDFFSQQRNGRMNYFAVKALKARVMLYRGDKTGALEQAKAVINVVTPLFPWTTLKKTIGNADFPDRTLSTEHLFDIYNPKLYNVYQRYFSPDLSDNSILSAQPTRLNNTYEGLESDYRFTPCWVIPNVGTKSYRCFYKYADMTNKDSSQLFRYRVPMLRLSELYYIAAECETDAAAALGYLNTIRYNRGLADLPATAILETEIRKEYQKEFYGEGQMFFYYKRKNAPTVPRGGSATGNITMSAKTYVMPFPKSETDYR
- a CDS encoding PKD-like family lipoprotein, whose product is MKKLFLYILIAFALGSCYKDKGNYDYVDINVVDISGVDSMYTVNYGSILSIKPTLNFSKDDGSDTSAYSYMWMASLYSNGHTDDVDTLSRSRDLEARITLTSGKYNMIYRVTDKKTGVTFQKSFLATVITSVYEGWMLLSEVNGGSRLDMLSKGADGYKPIYDLLGTIDAGLTLTGLPVEVKFAKLTSAASGHTVYVSTTGGTNRLDGETMKFKAPFQTEVFSVLPDGFYTEKITSRTNGSEYVRGSDNNMYYYMYTFNIYFGLPVNVMYGKTATFNVSKYVGYYDNVSNSTNVHLLYNMDEKRFVRHVYSLPNNCSDMPAGTLFNYTTGKDLLYMETCRFSGGDTYAILDSAHTKFYLARINIASNIVQTYYDEMPATDLAHAENFAVSPDLGYVFYNVGGKLYEYDAGLKQSKLMIDYGDKKVTFLKFDGFQGIGLTAAKAYYNKLQVGVFDPSLPAERAGSFELYTVPAVNGNLVLNESYTGFGKIKSITYRER